One segment of Oscillospiraceae bacterium MB08-C2-2 DNA contains the following:
- a CDS encoding helix-turn-helix transcriptional regulator has protein sequence MPISFSRLNTVLESKGLNKFYLRKNGINPNMLNQILTTGNTGTKTIEKICALLNCQPGDIMEFVPDKETGDTK, from the coding sequence TTGCCTATCTCTTTTTCAAGGCTTAACACCGTGCTGGAAAGCAAGGGGCTAAATAAATTTTATCTGCGTAAAAACGGAATCAATCCCAATATGCTTAATCAGATATTGACCACCGGGAATACTGGCACGAAAACCATTGAAAAAATATGTGCCTTGCTCAACTGCCAGCCCGGCGATATTATGGAGTTTGTTCCAGATAAAGAAACAGGCGATACTAAGTAA
- the tnpA gene encoding IS200/IS605 family transposase: MKDINSLEHTKWRCQYHVVFAPKYRRQVIYREIKADIGFILRKLCDQKGVEIIEANACPDHIHMLISIPPKFSVSQIMGYLKGKSSLMIFDRHANLKYKYGNRHFWARGYYVDTVGRNKKQIQEYIKKQLEEDELSDQMSLKEYTDPFTGSKNTKA; this comes from the coding sequence ATGAAAGACATAAACAGTTTAGAACATACCAAGTGGAGATGTCAATACCACGTAGTATTTGCACCAAAATACAGGAGACAAGTAATATATCGGGAAATTAAAGCAGACATAGGGTTTATCCTAAGGAAATTGTGTGATCAAAAAGGGGTAGAAATTATAGAAGCGAACGCATGCCCAGATCACATCCATATGCTAATCAGTATACCACCAAAGTTTAGTGTATCGCAGATAATGGGGTATCTAAAAGGGAAGAGCAGCTTAATGATATTCGACCGTCATGCAAATTTGAAGTACAAATATGGAAATAGGCATTTCTGGGCAAGAGGGTATTATGTGGATACAGTAGGGCGGAATAAAAAGCAGATACAGGAGTATATCAAAAAGCAATTGGAGGAAGATGAGCTATCCGATCAGATGAGTCTCAAGGAGTACACTGACCCGTTTACGGGTAGCAAGAACACCAAGGCATAA